The sequence below is a genomic window from Candidatus Deferrimicrobium sp..
CGCCGTCGGAGAGGGTAAGGCCCGAACCGCGGCAGCGGGGCGGCCCGCCGGGAGTGGTGGAGCAGCGCGGCAGGCCGAAGGAAGCGGAGCCGAAAGCGACGCCGGAGCGCCCGCAGCCGCCGTCGGAGAGGGTAAGGCCCGAACCGCGGCAGCGGGGCGGCCCGCCGGGAGCGGTGGAGCAGCGCGGCAAGCCGAAGGAAGCGGAGCCGAAGGCGAAGCCGGCCCCGCAACCGCCGCCGGAGAAGGTAAAGCCCGAATCGCAGCAGCGGGGCGGCCCGCCGGGAGTGGTGGAACAGCGCGGCAGGCCGAAGGAAGCGGAGCCGAAAGCGAAGCCGGAGCGCCCGCAAAGGACCCCCGCGGAAGACAATGCGAGAGGGGAGGAACGAGGGAACCGGCGATAGGGGAGCGGAGCTACGTCACCGGAGTATGCCCGGGGGGAAACCAGGGGCATACTCCTTGACGTGGCCTGAGGAAAGGCAAGGCGGGAAGAGAAGGGAAGCGAACGTCGTCGGAGGGGTCCTCGGCCTCTTGGCCGTCGGGATCGTATTCTTCTGAGTCACCGGGGAGGCCTGGCCGGGCGGTCCGCCGGGCACGGAGGGTATTTCGATGAAATCGTCCCCGATCCGCGCGGATTTCTTCCCGAAGGCACGATGATGCCCTGGCAGCGCGTGTGTGTGCGGATACGGAATTACTGTTTAACGCACGGAGACGGTGGAGTATTTCGCGATCCGGACCAGACCTGGCCGGGCTCCCTTGAACTTTGAGACGTGGCGGGCCTGCGCGAGGAAGACCGGGACGTTCCGCGATCCTTTCGCCTTGCTGTGGAGGACCGCCAACCGTGCCGCCTCCTCGATCACCTCGCGGGGAACCTCTTTTCCTTCGGGGCGCTTCACCAGCACGTGGCTTCCCGGGATCCCCTGCGCATGGAGCCAAAGGTCATCGGGGGCGGAGAGCTCCTTGATGATCCGGTCGTTCCCGACGTTGTTGCGGCCGATCAGGATCGCGTAGCCGCGAAACTCGACCTTCTCCACCTGCGGCAGGATGGGACGGGGTGCGTCCCTGCGGGCGCTCTTCTTTTTTGTGGATGGTTTCACCCTCGGGGGGAAGGAGGAGGAGAGTTCCTGCCGGACGGCGATCACGTCGTCCCGCGCCTGCGCGGCCTCAAGCGTGCCTTCGAGCGACTCGAGGTAGTAGACCGATTCCGCCACCTCGCGCTTTCTCTTCCGTACGATTTCCGTCGCCCCTTTCGCCTTCCGGGCGAGGCGAAAGTACCGATTCATGTTTTCCACGGGGGACTTCGCGGGATCGAGCGGGATGCCCTGGAAGGAATCCATCCCCTTCTTCAGGCTCCCTAGATTCGCCTTCAGCGTCTCCCCGCTCGTGGTCCCCTGCAATCCCTCGGCGAGCCGCTCCTCGTCCCCTCCCACGTTTTCCAGCTTGTGGCGCTCCTTCTTCAGAAGCGCGGCGATCCGGGATTTGATCTGTTGCCGAAGAACGGCGATCTCCCGCGCCTCCGCGACTTCCGCGTAGAAAGCATCCGCCGCCGCGTTGGCGGTGGGGA
It includes:
- a CDS encoding Rqc2 family fibronectin-binding protein encodes the protein MDAFLLKQVIAELATEISGALVSKVHQPGEKEIVLELWGRGEKRLLLSADPELCRIHLTTRKIPNPPSPPRFCQFLRKHLEGMRIAGFFVAPYDRSVRIDFVSGRPDAEHAKTSLYAELFGRHANLIYADADGTILEPLRSVSGEESRVREVVPGIPYRPLPRPARVFLPDVTRDDAARIFASGWEGIQKALMDTVAGLGREVAREAAARGQESPEALHEVLRYLVRRYEESDFAPGIGTLASGKRRILPFPCPAAGFADFLPFPTANAAADAFYAEVAEAREIAVLRQQIKSRIAALLKKERHKLENVGGDEERLAEGLQGTTSGETLKANLGSLKKGMDSFQGIPLDPAKSPVENMNRYFRLARKAKGATEIVRKRKREVAESVYYLESLEGTLEAAQARDDVIAVRQELSSSFPPRVKPSTKKKSARRDAPRPILPQVEKVEFRGYAILIGRNNVGNDRIIKELSAPDDLWLHAQGIPGSHVLVKRPEGKEVPREVIEEAARLAVLHSKAKGSRNVPVFLAQARHVSKFKGARPGLVRIAKYSTVSVR